ATCCTTCACGATGGTCCTCCTTACGCAAATGGGCATATTCACATAGGTCACGCACTTAATAAAATACTCAAGGACATAATAGTCAAAAATAAACTTCTTGAAGGATATTACTCTATATTCGTTCCTGGGTGGGATTGTCATGGTCTTCCGATTGAACTACAAGTAACGAAAAATCTTGGCAACAAAGCAGAGCATACCTCACCAACAGAGATAAGAAAGTTGAGTAGAGAATATGCAACAAGATACATAAACATCCAGAGAGAAGAGTTTATAAGACTTGGGATTTTTGGACTTTGGGATAAGCCATACTTAACGATGTCAAAGGATTATGAAGCAAACATCGCAAGAATGCTAATTGAACTATATGACAGAGGTTATATTTACAAAGGTTTTAAACCTATACACTGGTGCTTCAGTTGTAAAACAGCACTCGCCGAAGCAGAGATAGAATACTACGAAAAGGAATCTCCATCAATCTATGTTAAATTCCCTGTCTTGAATAACACTTTAGTAGATGGTAAGTTATTTGTCTTGATATGGACAACTACACCTTGGACGCTACCAGGTAATACTGCAGTTGCTTTTAGTGAAGAGCTTGAGTATGCCATTGCTTCATTCAAAGATGATGAGTATTACATCATAGCAGAACCACTTCTGGATAGTGTAGCAGGAAAAGTTGGAAAGGCTTGGAAATCAATAAAGGGGGTCAGTTTGAATGATATAAGAAATCTTGTAGTTAAACATCCTTTTGAGGAAAGAGAATCAAAAGTTGTCTTCGGTGAGCATGTCTCTGCTGAAACTGGAACTGGTATAGTCCATACTGCTCCAGGACACGGAACCGAAGACTATGAGATAGGAGTTAGATATAAATTACCTATCCTATCACCAGTAGATGACTACGGTAGATTCACAGATGAAGTTTCTGAGTGGAAAGGAATACATGTTTTTGAAGCAAACCAACAGATAATAGAATATCTAGACAAGGTTGGAATGCTACTTCAATACGAGAAATACAAACATCAGTATCCTCACTGTTGGAGATGTAAAAATCCTGTGATATTCAGAGCAAAACCACAATGGTTTTTCAATGTGAACAATCCAGAACTTAAGCAAAAAGCATTAGAAGGAATAAACAGTGTGAAATGGTTTCCAAGTTGGGGTAAGAATAGAATAGAGGCGATGGTAAAAAATAGAACTGATTGGTGTCTTTCAAGACAGAGAGCATGGGGTGTTCCAATACCTGCTATAACTTGTAAAAAATGTGGTAAAACCTATCTAGGTGGTGAATGGGGTAAGCATATCTATAATATCTTTCTAAAAGAAGGTATAGATGTTTGGTTTGAAAAGGATATAAAGGACTTGATAGGAGACTTCAGATGTGAGTGTGGAAGTGATGAGTTTGAGAAAGAGAGAGACATCGTTGATGTTTGGTTTGACTCTGGAGTAAGCAGCTTCTGTGTTCTTGATGAAAGAGAAGAATTATCTTCACCTGCTGATCTCTATCTTGAAGGTTCAGACCAACACAGAGGTTGGTTTCAGTCATCTCTCTGGCCCTCTGTTGCTATAAGAGGAATTCCACCATACAAGAATGTGCTAACACACGGGTTTGTCCTTGATGAACAAGGAAGAGCGATGCACAAGTCCCTTGGTAATGTAGTATCTCCTGAAGAAGTTATTAAGAAATACGGAGCAGATGTCCTTAGACTTTGGGTTGTATCCGAAGACTACACCGAAGACTTGCGAATCGGAGAACACATACTAGAAAAAGTTGTTGATGCTTACAGAAAAATCAGAAATACCTTCAGATACTTGCTATCAAATCTATACGATTTTAATCTTTCAGATATGCTTTCTTACGAAAAACTTACTGACATTGATAAATGGGCTTTAGATAAACTCTACAAGACAATGAAAGAAATAAGAGAAAACTATAACAACTATGAATTCAACAAAGTTTTCAGAAAAATCTATGACTTCTGTAACATAGATTTGAGTGCTTTCTACTTTGATGTCTTAAAAGATAGGTTATACACCGGTAGGAAAGATGGTATAAAGAGAAGAAGCTCACAGACTGCGATGTATTATATACTTATACACCTTGTCAAAGCAGTTGCACCAATACTCTCATTCACAGCAGAGGATGTTTGGCAAAACTTCTTCAAGGATAGGCTAGGAACAGACTCTGTATTCTTTACCGAGTATGAAGAAGTTAAGGAAGAGTGGAAGAATGACGAGATAAGTAGAAAATTTGAATACCTAATTCTATCACGAGATGCTACATTAAAAGCACTTGAGATAGCCAGAAGAGATAATCTTATAAACTCATCTCTTGAAGCAAAGGTCTTCATATACTCAAAAGACAAGAATTTACTAAGCATTTTTGAAGAGTATAAAAAAGACTTATGGGAAATGTTCATAGTTTCGCAGGTTGAAGTAATAGATGGAGTATCATCAAAGATAAATTATGAAGAAAATAATATTAAGGTTGGTATTGATAGAGTTGAAGGTAAAAAATGTGAAAGATGTTGGATTTACTCACCTACTGTCGGTCAAAATTCCCAACACCCAACGATATGTCAGAAATGCATTGAAGCAATATCTTAATTATCCTAACTTCTAACATAAGAACCAATTCTTCTAATTTCTTATTACTTTCTTATCTTTTTGCTTCTTCCTCTTCTTATCTTTTTCTGTCTTCTTCTTTGCTATCTGTTCGTTATCAAACCTCTTCCTGAGACCTTGAGGCATTGAATAGAAACTTAAGACATTGAATATACTGGGATTAGTGGAGGATATGTAAATGTTCGTGATAGATACATTATCAATATACTTACTCATCATTTCACCAGTGTAGTCAGTTAAATTTGACATAGCATTGGAAATTACGATATTCGTAAGCCTTTTGAGTTTCACAAACCAAACATCTTTAAGCGTTTTCTCATTATACATAGTGCCTGATATGTATATGAAATTACTATCTACCGATATACCGTAAGGCATTTCGTCATAACTGAAAGAGTAGAACTCTTCCCATCTTATGTTAAAGTTAGTATCTGTCTCAAAAACAAAGATGTTGTTTGCAGTGTATGGGTCAAACATTGTACCAGTTGCAAAGAAGCTATCTCCAAACTTGAACAAGGAAGATATACTCCCATTTTTATATGTTTTAACCCATTCAATATCACCATTGGTCCTAACCTTCACAAGAGAGAAGTGTCTAGCGGGTGTTGATATTATAACACCGTCATCCACTTTCAGAACGAAATTAGGTGTCTCCGCAAATTTCGTCCCATAAACTTTTGCCCAGTTCAAATTGTCATTCCTAAACGATAAAATAAGAATATCAGTCTCACCAAAACCAAACGACTTTGATTCACCTACAATCCAATACTCCAAGTTATCAAACTCAACTATACTCAAGGGTGTCTCTTTTAGATTACCTGTCAATACTATGACATTTGTAAAATCCCCATCTCTTGAAATTCTGACAACAGCAAGAGACAAAACATTTGAAATTATACCCTCTGTAGAAAACGATAGTATAATGTCTCCGTTTTTTAGAGTTTTGACAACAGGAGATATATCTTTCCTAGAAACACTCTTTAGAACTAAATCCCATTCAATAGAGAAGTTCGTTATCTTAAGAAGATAAACTGATTTTTCATTCCTAGAGTATATCTCGCCGGACAAATAGATTTTATCACCGTCAACATCAAAATTCAAACCTACCTCATCAAAGTTATCCTTGCCAACTACTAAATCTCTAACTATAGAGCCATCTCTGTCAATGATGAAAAACCAAATATCACTTAGATTGTTTTTTCTAACTTTACTACCAACAAAATACGATTTGCCCTTGACAAATTTCTCGTAATAAATGCTGTCATCTTTTATATCACCATATATCCTGTAGGAAAATAACTCGTTTATAAGAAGTGTATTTGTTTGAGTTGTGTCTTCTTTCTTCGGGTTTAGAATGTTATCATCAACAAAATTCCTAAATTTCTTATCGTTATAATAAAGAGCAAATAATATAAATAAAGCCGTCTGAACGAATAGCAGAATTGATAGAAGTACCACCACAAATTTGAGTCTATTCATAAACTTATTCTTTATCACCTTCAATCAGTATTACAAATTACTAACTGAAGCAAAAAATATCCACTAGTCTAAAAGATTGAAAAATCTTTCACAAACAAAATTACCAATTTAAAGTTCTCTATATCACCTATCAATAAAACGTTGAATACATTTATCCAACTTTTAGTTGAAATGGATACAGATACAAAAGAAAACCAAAAATTGGTCAAGAACTTTGCAGAATTCTAACCAGATTACACAGTTGATCTCATAACTAATTCTATCTTTCGCGCGTTTCTGTTATACATTTCTATAAGTAGATTGTATCTCATAGCATTTTTAGTGAAATCCACCATCTCTTTGTCTATATCAACACCATTTTTATCGTTTCTATAGAAAGTATCATAATCTATGCTTATTCTGGGTCTTACCGTCCTATAGTCTATTTTTTCTTCAAAAGGTATATGCTTAGTGTGTGTCATTCTTGCGGGGTATTCGGTCTTTCTCTCGGATTCTAGTGCTCTCTTGAGTTGAGACTCAAAACTGACTTCTGCTCTCCTAAATCCAGGTGTGTCTGCGTTAGCGATGTTGTCGGATATAACATTGTGTCTTATTATAACTGCATTCAAGTCTCTCTTTATAAGGTCAAGTAATTTACCATCCTTGTTAGTAGTAGAAAATATCATATTTATGATTTTCGTTTAAAAATTCTCAAACTTCAGTATTTATAGTAGTTTTATCCTTTGAAAGTCTATATCTTCAAGAGTGTTAATAATTCAAAGAAAATATATCCTCGGTATGATGTATAAATACCTACATTGTAGCCAAACTTAGCACCAAGTTTAAGGCTACGACTAAAGGAGTATGTTGATGTTAGGTTAGGTCTAAAGTTTGCTCCCAGACTTCCAAGACTAGATAGGTTGTTAAAAGCACTGCTATAAGAGAAGTACAAATCTAGTCCAAAACCGAGATTGATTTTATCAAAGATGAGTAGATATTCTCCCGATAGTAAAAACCCAAAGTCAATCATATCAACATAATAGTCATTATCGCTACCCCTTGCATAATGAAAACTCAATCCTCCCCCTAGGTAAATCGGAAGATCAACTTTGAAAAATTCATACATTCCATCTCTTACAACAAAATCAGTCATAATTCCAATACCATCTCGGTAAAAAGGCATACCTAGACCAATCGCAACTTCAACACTATGAGCAGTGCTTGTTAAAACTGCAAAAACTAGAAAAATCATCACAACCTTAACTATCTTATTTTTCATAATTACCTCCTCAACTAATTAAAGATAATAAAAAAGCTACTCATTAGATTCAAGAGATTCAAGTTGTTCAGACCGAAGCCTGATAAATTGATTTCGTTTTGGGTTAAACGACAAATAGTGGTCAAGAACATTTAACTTTAAGTTCAATTTATTCTTGCTAAAAATATATTGAAAAGCGCATCTATATTTGTTAAATTTATGTTTAATGATACTTACGGTTAATGGAGAAAAAAGAGAGATGAGTCAAAGCAATCTCAAGGAGATTGTAGAAGCATTAGGCTTTGATACAGATAGGTATGTTGTTGTTTTGAATGGAGAGATTGTGCCTAAAAGTAAAGTAAAGGAAGTAGTAGTTAAAGAAGGTGATGATATTGAGATACTTACCATAATGGGAGGCGGATAATGGAAGACAAACTCGTTCTAGGAGGTGTGTCATTCACTAGTAGGTTAATAATAGGAACTGGTAAATTCAGTAAGTATGACTACATACCAGAGATAATATACAAAACTGGCTGTGAATTAGTGACGGTAGCCGTTAGGAGAGCAAGAGACGGTGTTCAAAAACCTCTCAAGGACTACATACCCGAAGGAACAAAAATTCTAGTGAATACATCTGGTGCTAGGAATGCGGAAGAAGCGTTGAAAATTGCGAGAATAGGAAGAGAATTATTAGGAAGCGATCTTATAAAGATTGAAATTATACCTGACACGAAATATCTTATGCCCGACAATAGAGAGGTTATAAAGGCTTGCGAACTACTGTCAAACGATGGATTTAAACCATTTCCTTATATGATGCCGGATTTGGTTTCTGCGAGATATATGGTTAAAGCAGGTGCGGTTTGTGTGATGCCACTAGGGGCACCTATTGGCACGAACAAAGGATTGCTTACAAAATATTTCATTGAGATGTTGAAATCCGAACTTGAAGTTCCTGTAATTGTTGATGCTGGTATAGGGAAACCATCTCAAGCAGCGGAGGCTATGGAGCTAGGAGTTGATGCAGTATTAGTCAACACTGCTATTGCAACGGCTAAAGATCCTGTAAGGATAGCGATAGCATTCGCAAAAGCAGTTGAAGCAGGAAGGATAGCATACCTTGCCGGTATGCCATCCGAAAAACCTTTCGCAGAGCCATCCTCACCTATGGAGGAGTATCTCACCGGTTTCTTGAAGAAGTAATTAATAATGAATGTCTTCTTGCTTTATCTTACCAGCAAATACCTTGTAAACATAAGACTGATATAATCCTACCAACACCAATCCTATCAAAGCAATAACAAGTGTTACGATAAGAGTAAGTTCTCCTGACATCGCGTTATAGATAGTTATGTTGTATTTTTCATCAATTGATGACCTCACAAGGTTGGGATACATAGCAAGACCGAAAGATAGTATAGCAGATATAAGGGTAATGGATGAGAATACAAACGACTTTTTAAAATCTTCCTTTTGTATCTGAAGTCTCAAGATCAGAAAACTGACTACCGCTATAGCCGGAACAATTAGGAACAATGGGTACTTTATGAAGTTGTAAAAAATATGTCTTTCAAATATGATTGAGAATAAAAACCATACCAGCAGTAGAGACAACGACGATAACCAGAACATTTTAGAGAACGATAATATTCTGCTATACAACTGTCCCTCTGTCTTGTTACCCAAATACGCTAGACTGTGTAATATGACGAATGATAATGTTGTTATAGCGCTTATTAGTGCGAATGGATTAAGTGCTTCTAAAAGGTGTAGTCTGAAAGGTTGATCAGTCATGTTGACACCTTTAAGTATATTAGCACCGGCAGCAGAGAAAACTATAACTATTAGCATACTTGATATAGCCAGTATCCAATCCCATACTCCTCTCCAAACCTTTGATTTGACTTGACTTCTGAATTCAAACGATACTGCTCTAAGAATTAGAGAGAACGCTAGTAACATTATTGGTATATAAGCAGCACTGAAGAACCTAGCATAAGCGAGAGGAAATACTCCAAAGAGGAATACACCAAAAGCCAAGACCCAAACTTCATTCCCATCCCAAACTCTACCAATAGCATTCAGAATAACTCTTCTATCATTGTCATCTTTTGATAGGAATGGAGATATAAACCCTCCGCCTAGATCAAACCCATCAAGTACTACGTAGATTATAAGGAATGTTCCCAAAACGAAGAACCAAATTTCTGCGAGCATGGACTCCCTCCTAAAGACTATAGAGGTTTATTTTCAGAAATTTCAGAAATAACCTCCTCCTGAATACCTTTCCTAGCGATCTTAATTGTTATAAAGGCCCATAGTATTAGAAGTATCGTGTACAAACCCACGAATGTAAACAAAGTAAATCCTACCTCTGTTCCTGTAAGAGGAGACACTGCTTCTTTTGTCTTAAGTATGCCGTAAATAACCCAAGGTTGCCTACCCACCTCCGTAACTATCCAACCAGCCCAGTTTGCTATTATAGGAAGAGGTATCATAGCAATCAACAAGTATAAAAACCACTTAACATTAGGTAAGATTTTAGTGTAGTATAGTATCACAGACGCTATACCTATTATTATAAACATAATTCCCAAAAATACCATCACTCTAAAACTCCAGAACAACAGAGGTATATTCGGTAGTTCCTCTTTCTTAAGGTTATACTCTTTCATAAGATCTTTGATACCTTTAACTTCTGCATTTATGTCTCTATAAGCCAGTAGAGATAATAATCCAGGTATTCCTATTTCAAGAGTGTTTGTCATGTTTTCTTGGTCAATAAAGCTAACGATCGGTTCCGCTGCCGACTTTTGTGTGTTCCATAATGCTTCCATCATAGCAAGTTTTAGGGGTTGGTATTCAGCTACATATTCACCACTAAGCGTGCCCATAGGTATCTGAAGTATTGAGAATATCAAGAATACTATTGCACTGACCTTAAATGCTTTCATGTACTCTTGCGCCAGTCTTCCTTTTAAGAAATGGTATGCAGAAATACCCATTACAAGACCTGAACCTGCTATGAAACATGCAAGTACGGTATGTGCAAACCTTATAAGGTTTGGAGTATTGAAGGATATAGCCCATAAGTCCGTAAGTAATATTTTCCCGTTTTCTATCTTATATCCAGTTGGTATTTGCATCCAAGTCATAACTGTAAGTATCCAAAATGCTGATATGAATGTCCCAATCATCACAAGAAACGCTGAAATAGTTCTCACAAGTGGAGAAATCTTTTTCTCTCCGAAAACCAATATAGAAAGAAATGTTGACTCAAGGAAGAATGCAAATATTGCCTCCATTGCAAGAGGACCACCTAAAACACCTCCTGCCTTTTCAGCAAAGTTAGACCAGTTAGCACCAAACTGTAGTTCCATAACAATACCTGTTGCTACACCAACAGCAAAACCTACTGCAAAGATCTTTACTAGAAAGTTTCCTATCCTTCTATACACATCCTCCTTCTTGAGCATGTAGAGTAGAAAGAATACAAATATCAGTACTGATAAACCTATTGTGAAGGATGGAAAAACAAAGTGGAACCCCGCAGTTATGGCAAACTGCCATCTTGATAGAATAAGAGGATCCATACATACCTCCTTGCCTCTAGAGTAACATAAAAGACTTTTTATGAGACTTTCAACTAACCTAGTTTGGTGTGAAATAGAATTTCCACATAGAATATTTCCTTAACTGTATTCCCAAAGAATGTTGAAAATTCAATTACAAACTTTTTTAATTATGTATAACAGGGAGGTTCGTATGGATAAGCTTGCTAGAAAGATAAAGCGTGAGAAAAAAATCAAAGAATTTTTAACGGCGTTTGCTTTCCTTACTCCAAACTTTTTTGGTTTTCTACTAATAACAGCATTTCCTGTGGTAGCTGTCTTTTTTCTTGCTCTTGCAAAGTGGGATGGAATAAGTTATCCTTCCAATGCTAAAGGAACTGTATCTTTTTTCTTGTCCTCTCCAGCACAAGAAGATATTTATATACCTAAGGGAACTGTAATAGAATCAGAAGTTGATCTAACAAAGAGATTTTCAGCAAAGGTTGATAAAAATATTCTACAATCTACTACGTATAAATTACCAAAAATAAATGAAACAACGGTTATACCTATAACAGTAAGAGGTAGAGAAGATTACATTTACACATTCCCCGCAAACTATGAATTTACCGTTGAATTTGTTGTCAGGTATGATGATGGCAGTGGTAATTTAGTTGCGACCAACACTATAGTTAAGTTTTTCAACGAAAGTGAATTTGAAGTAGCAGTAGGATCTTCCATTGAAGTCTACGGCAAAATTAAAGAAGTTGTTAGTGGGGTCTATAAAGAAGGCATCATCGTGGATGTTGAAAATATATCTGTTAGAGCTAGCTATTCAAAGAAGATCAGGTTTGTTGGCATTACAGAAGAAGGTGTTAGCATACCAAAAGGTTCAACTAATGCTCAATATCCTGTAAAAGTATCTTCAGTCAAGAACGGTGAGGAATTCAACCTTCAGGAAGGAACACTTCTTATTCCAATAAATGATCTGCCTTTCAAAGGTATTAGGGGAATAGTTGATACTTCTTTTATTGGTGGTAAAACAGGGATACAGTTTGTTGGACTTGATAATTTTAGAACTTTATTCACAAAGGATAGAGACTTCTGGAGATATTTCTTAAATACTCTAATATTCATGTTACAAATACCTCTGGGAATGGCTTTTGCAATCATACTAGCATTAGCACTTAATCAAAAACTAAAAGGTATAACATTCTTTAGAACTCTTTACTTCTTACCTTACATTTCAAACTTAGTTGCAGTCGCAATGTTATGGAGATGGATATACAATGATCAAGGACTTCTTAATGAACTACTAAAGAGTATCGGTGTTATAAACCCACCAAGTTGGTTAGGTGATGGTAACTGGGCAAAAGTTGCAATAATCGTCATGGATGTATGGAAGAATGTAGGATACACTATGCTAGTATATCTTGCTTCTTTGCAGCAGATACCATCCTTTTTGTATGAAGCAGCTGATATAGACGGCGCAAACGAGGTTCAAAAATTTGCTTACATAACTTGGCCTATGCTAGCACCAACAAACTTCTTTATAATCATCATAGGTGTGATAAATGGATTTCAAGCGTTCGGATCACAGTATGTATTGACCGGAGGAGGTCCTGCCGGTGCTACTAAAACAATAGTTTATTACATATATAACAATGCATTCCAGTGGTTCCAAATGGGATATGCTGCAACACTATCCGTCTTCTTGTTCATCGTTA
The Spirochaetota bacterium genome window above contains:
- the ileS gene encoding isoleucine--tRNA ligase, which codes for MDYKDTLNLPSTTFPMKANLPQREPEFIKLWKDKRVYERTLESRSKSKPYILHDGPPYANGHIHIGHALNKILKDIIVKNKLLEGYYSIFVPGWDCHGLPIELQVTKNLGNKAEHTSPTEIRKLSREYATRYINIQREEFIRLGIFGLWDKPYLTMSKDYEANIARMLIELYDRGYIYKGFKPIHWCFSCKTALAEAEIEYYEKESPSIYVKFPVLNNTLVDGKLFVLIWTTTPWTLPGNTAVAFSEELEYAIASFKDDEYYIIAEPLLDSVAGKVGKAWKSIKGVSLNDIRNLVVKHPFEERESKVVFGEHVSAETGTGIVHTAPGHGTEDYEIGVRYKLPILSPVDDYGRFTDEVSEWKGIHVFEANQQIIEYLDKVGMLLQYEKYKHQYPHCWRCKNPVIFRAKPQWFFNVNNPELKQKALEGINSVKWFPSWGKNRIEAMVKNRTDWCLSRQRAWGVPIPAITCKKCGKTYLGGEWGKHIYNIFLKEGIDVWFEKDIKDLIGDFRCECGSDEFEKERDIVDVWFDSGVSSFCVLDEREELSSPADLYLEGSDQHRGWFQSSLWPSVAIRGIPPYKNVLTHGFVLDEQGRAMHKSLGNVVSPEEVIKKYGADVLRLWVVSEDYTEDLRIGEHILEKVVDAYRKIRNTFRYLLSNLYDFNLSDMLSYEKLTDIDKWALDKLYKTMKEIRENYNNYEFNKVFRKIYDFCNIDLSAFYFDVLKDRLYTGRKDGIKRRSSQTAMYYILIHLVKAVAPILSFTAEDVWQNFFKDRLGTDSVFFTEYEEVKEEWKNDEISRKFEYLILSRDATLKALEIARRDNLINSSLEAKVFIYSKDKNLLSIFEEYKKDLWEMFIVSQVEVIDGVSSKINYEENNIKVGIDRVEGKKCERCWIYSPTVGQNSQHPTICQKCIEAIS
- the flgB gene encoding flagellar basal body rod protein FlgB, whose product is MIFSTTNKDGKLLDLIKRDLNAVIIRHNVISDNIANADTPGFRRAEVSFESQLKRALESERKTEYPARMTHTKHIPFEEKIDYRTVRPRISIDYDTFYRNDKNGVDIDKEMVDFTKNAMRYNLLIEMYNRNARKIELVMRSTV
- the thiS gene encoding sulfur carrier protein ThiS, with amino-acid sequence MILTVNGEKREMSQSNLKEIVEALGFDTDRYVVVLNGEIVPKSKVKEVVVKEGDDIEILTIMGGG
- a CDS encoding thiazole synthase, encoding MEDKLVLGGVSFTSRLIIGTGKFSKYDYIPEIIYKTGCELVTVAVRRARDGVQKPLKDYIPEGTKILVNTSGARNAEEALKIARIGRELLGSDLIKIEIIPDTKYLMPDNREVIKACELLSNDGFKPFPYMMPDLVSARYMVKAGAVCVMPLGAPIGTNKGLLTKYFIEMLKSELEVPVIVDAGIGKPSQAAEAMELGVDAVLVNTAIATAKDPVRIAIAFAKAVEAGRIAYLAGMPSEKPFAEPSSPMEEYLTGFLKK
- the cydB gene encoding cytochrome d ubiquinol oxidase subunit II, giving the protein MLAEIWFFVLGTFLIIYVVLDGFDLGGGFISPFLSKDDNDRRVILNAIGRVWDGNEVWVLAFGVFLFGVFPLAYARFFSAAYIPIMLLAFSLILRAVSFEFRSQVKSKVWRGVWDWILAISSMLIVIVFSAAGANILKGVNMTDQPFRLHLLEALNPFALISAITTLSFVILHSLAYLGNKTEGQLYSRILSFSKMFWLSSLSLLLVWFLFSIIFERHIFYNFIKYPLFLIVPAIAVVSFLILRLQIQKEDFKKSFVFSSITLISAILSFGLAMYPNLVRSSIDEKYNITIYNAMSGELTLIVTLVIALIGLVLVGLYQSYVYKVFAGKIKQEDIHY
- a CDS encoding cytochrome ubiquinol oxidase subunit I yields the protein MDPLILSRWQFAITAGFHFVFPSFTIGLSVLIFVFFLLYMLKKEDVYRRIGNFLVKIFAVGFAVGVATGIVMELQFGANWSNFAEKAGGVLGGPLAMEAIFAFFLESTFLSILVFGEKKISPLVRTISAFLVMIGTFISAFWILTVMTWMQIPTGYKIENGKILLTDLWAISFNTPNLIRFAHTVLACFIAGSGLVMGISAYHFLKGRLAQEYMKAFKVSAIVFLIFSILQIPMGTLSGEYVAEYQPLKLAMMEALWNTQKSAAEPIVSFIDQENMTNTLEIGIPGLLSLLAYRDINAEVKGIKDLMKEYNLKKEELPNIPLLFWSFRVMVFLGIMFIIIGIASVILYYTKILPNVKWFLYLLIAMIPLPIIANWAGWIVTEVGRQPWVIYGILKTKEAVSPLTGTEVGFTLFTFVGLYTILLILWAFITIKIARKGIQEEVISEISENKPL
- a CDS encoding sugar ABC transporter permease, with amino-acid sequence MDKLARKIKREKKIKEFLTAFAFLTPNFFGFLLITAFPVVAVFFLALAKWDGISYPSNAKGTVSFFLSSPAQEDIYIPKGTVIESEVDLTKRFSAKVDKNILQSTTYKLPKINETTVIPITVRGREDYIYTFPANYEFTVEFVVRYDDGSGNLVATNTIVKFFNESEFEVAVGSSIEVYGKIKEVVSGVYKEGIIVDVENISVRASYSKKIRFVGITEEGVSIPKGSTNAQYPVKVSSVKNGEEFNLQEGTLLIPINDLPFKGIRGIVDTSFIGGKTGIQFVGLDNFRTLFTKDRDFWRYFLNTLIFMLQIPLGMAFAIILALALNQKLKGITFFRTLYFLPYISNLVAVAMLWRWIYNDQGLLNELLKSIGVINPPSWLGDGNWAKVAIIVMDVWKNVGYTMLVYLASLQQIPSFLYEAADIDGANEVQKFAYITWPMLAPTNFFIIIIGVINGFQAFGSQYVLTGGGPAGATKTIVYYIYNNAFQWFQMGYAATLSVFLFIVMMIFTIIQWRMGRESTTSSW